The Immundisolibacter cernigliae genome has a window encoding:
- a CDS encoding phage integrase N-terminal SAM-like domain-containing protein — protein sequence MLFHGKRHPREKGKAEVEAFLTKLAVERHVAAATQSA from the coding sequence ATCCTTTTCCACGGCAAGCGCCACCCCCGGGAGAAGGGCAAAGCCGAGGTGGAAGCGTTTCTGACCAAGCTGGCGGTGGAGCGCCACGTGGCGGCAGCCACTCAGTCAGCGTAG
- a CDS encoding sulfotransferase family protein, with amino-acid sequence MTGVLFIVGASRSGSTLLERLLNELPGVMSVGELQRIWRRGFIENQLCSCGQPFQDCPFWGGVRQRLEADGVIDAGAVDALSRRAFRRGLRPLPDGEAILTHWSRLFRAIADVSGARWLVDSSKDPVYAAQLAHLPGFQTRYLHLIRDPRAVAYSKMRRRLRPEIHWAEAYMATRSAWGSAGSWNRTHRLAEAVHKAVDRPWQRLRYEDLAADPRAALSPMVSALNLPVTDTDPLAFLGQGVARVGIGHSVSGNPMRFDHGELRVVPDQEWRHALPRRSRFEVSLRSYAGLRRYGYIGDKHD; translated from the coding sequence ATGACCGGCGTGCTGTTCATCGTCGGCGCCAGCCGCAGCGGCAGCACGCTGCTGGAACGGTTGCTCAACGAACTGCCGGGCGTGATGTCGGTCGGCGAGCTGCAGCGGATCTGGCGGCGGGGTTTCATCGAGAACCAGCTGTGCAGTTGCGGGCAGCCGTTTCAGGATTGCCCGTTCTGGGGCGGCGTGCGCCAGCGGCTTGAGGCCGACGGGGTCATTGATGCCGGCGCCGTCGACGCGCTCAGTCGCCGGGCATTCAGGCGCGGGCTGCGGCCGCTGCCTGACGGCGAGGCGATTCTGACCCACTGGAGCCGCCTGTTCCGGGCCATCGCCGATGTATCCGGCGCCCGCTGGCTGGTGGATTCATCAAAGGACCCGGTCTACGCGGCACAGCTTGCTCACTTGCCGGGTTTTCAGACCCGCTACCTGCACCTGATTCGCGATCCGCGGGCGGTGGCCTATTCCAAGATGCGGCGGCGCCTGCGCCCGGAAATCCACTGGGCCGAGGCTTACATGGCAACGCGCTCGGCCTGGGGCAGCGCCGGCAGCTGGAACCGGACCCACCGTCTGGCGGAAGCGGTTCACAAGGCCGTCGACCGGCCCTGGCAGCGCCTGCGCTACGAGGACCTCGCAGCCGACCCGCGGGCCGCGCTGTCGCCGATGGTCAGCGCCTTGAATCTGCCGGTGACGGATACCGATCCGCTCGCCTTCCTGGGCCAGGGCGTGGCGCGGGTCGGCATCGGCCACTCGGTGTCGGGCAACCCGATGCGTTTCGATCACGGCGAGCTGCGCGTGGTACCGGACCAGGAATGGCGCCATGCCCTGCCTCGGCGCAGCCGTTTCGAGGTCAGCCTGCGCTCGTATGCCGGGCTGCGCCGCTACGGCTACATCGGCGACAAGCACGACTAG
- a CDS encoding UvrD-helicase domain-containing protein — translation MDLFSVSLNLGVFALSVAKTAPELIEDLMKHWACWDDYEVFYLTVLAPRLVVSPQSGDETERSILSALRPQLSEREWNELPQMIAEKRKGILREIESERLRREMLERERQEAERIAAQKREEEARERIRQDQIRKQAEERRTAMLHELRRRFNSDFLSATPYFFETCAGILTEQEFEAEKFSFVKSWIKVNGPKQVPDDEQIAAISAVHGHVQVVARAGSGKTTTLVSRVLFLLKHCRIAPAEILILAFNRKAVLEVRRRLLVLIDQNAESEIVDEINRRKNAGQKQHLKLEEIEEGAVDTIASQLKITLPHVMTFHALAYAIVHPEESLLYNGTEGESQGLSRAFQQVIDDHLREPAFREKIRELMLAHFREDWDRIVEGRHDQSKEEFLRFRRSLPRESLGGEYVKSYGEKIIADFLFEHAITYKYERNHWWSGANYRPDFTIFVTPKSGLIIEYFGLIGDPDYDEMSESKREYWKTKSGWTLIEVTPEDIANEGSAAFLERFKTTLLDQGIQCTRLSEDEIWNRVRDRAIDRFTTASVGFVGRCRKQSLSPLELLDKIKSYSPLSPVEGMFLDLVYSLYAAYLNRLSSTGEEDFDGLMQRAAQAVEDGVASFQRKSGGGDLASLRYVCIDEFQDFSDLFYRLLVAIRKVTPQVELFCVGDDWQAINGFAGSDLRFFNQFGRYVGKSRCLYISTNYRSASSIVAVGNALMSGLGKPASASKKAVGKVLASDLNDFEPSLIEKQRHPGDIITPAVLRLANNALAAGTDVVMLCRRNGLPWFVNFQDQSAGSGRGLARYLDLVRSFFPNGLRERISISTAHKFKGLEKPMVIVLDLVARSYPLIHPDWAFSRILGDSPQKITEEERRLLYVALTRAADTLVVFTERRSKSPFLEELEREIPLAAVEWADYPPLRGLTTRLVVKVGNQEQRGGAPTFAIKDFLKASGYQWQSNGWPGWAKSFPAEGFRTDILKSEVWSEPADGIDVRIFDDTDTAIAQFLVDGGEWRCITDNLNEICTSNGDNETPMASANGV, via the coding sequence ATGGATTTATTCAGCGTTTCCCTAAACCTCGGAGTCTTTGCATTGTCAGTCGCAAAAACAGCACCTGAACTAATTGAAGACCTCATGAAGCATTGGGCATGCTGGGACGATTATGAAGTCTTTTATTTGACAGTGCTGGCCCCGCGTCTTGTGGTTAGCCCACAAAGCGGCGATGAAACGGAACGATCGATTCTTTCAGCACTCCGGCCTCAGCTGAGCGAAAGGGAATGGAACGAACTGCCGCAAATGATTGCGGAGAAGCGCAAAGGGATTCTTCGCGAGATTGAAAGCGAACGTCTGCGGCGTGAAATGCTAGAAAGGGAAAGGCAAGAGGCGGAGCGCATCGCCGCACAGAAAAGAGAAGAAGAAGCTCGAGAACGCATTCGGCAGGACCAGATCCGAAAACAAGCTGAAGAGCGTCGCACTGCAATGCTGCACGAGCTTCGCCGGCGTTTTAACTCCGACTTTCTTAGCGCGACTCCCTATTTTTTTGAAACGTGTGCTGGCATCCTGACCGAACAAGAGTTCGAGGCCGAGAAGTTTTCATTCGTAAAAAGTTGGATAAAGGTAAATGGCCCAAAACAAGTTCCGGATGATGAGCAGATTGCTGCCATTTCCGCTGTCCATGGGCACGTACAGGTCGTTGCCCGCGCGGGTAGCGGCAAAACGACGACGCTTGTCAGTCGCGTACTGTTTCTCCTCAAGCATTGTCGCATTGCACCGGCGGAGATACTGATCCTCGCCTTTAACCGCAAAGCAGTTTTGGAGGTTCGTAGAAGACTACTTGTTTTGATTGATCAGAACGCTGAATCAGAGATAGTCGATGAGATTAATCGACGCAAAAATGCGGGACAAAAACAGCACCTCAAATTGGAGGAGATTGAAGAAGGCGCAGTAGACACCATCGCCTCCCAATTAAAGATCACGCTGCCGCACGTAATGACATTCCATGCCTTGGCCTACGCCATTGTCCATCCAGAAGAAAGCCTTTTATACAACGGAACTGAAGGAGAATCTCAAGGGCTGAGTCGAGCGTTTCAACAGGTGATCGACGATCACCTGAGGGAGCCGGCATTCCGAGAAAAAATCCGCGAACTAATGCTTGCTCACTTCCGCGAGGACTGGGACCGAATTGTCGAGGGTCGGCACGACCAAAGCAAAGAAGAATTTCTACGATTTCGCAGATCCCTGCCGCGAGAAAGTCTTGGTGGAGAATACGTCAAGTCGTATGGCGAAAAGATTATCGCCGACTTTTTATTCGAGCACGCCATTACATACAAATACGAGCGAAATCATTGGTGGAGTGGGGCCAACTACCGACCAGACTTTACAATTTTCGTCACGCCAAAAAGCGGTCTAATTATTGAGTATTTCGGACTCATAGGTGACCCTGATTATGACGAAATGTCAGAGAGCAAGCGCGAATACTGGAAAACCAAGTCAGGCTGGACTCTTATCGAAGTCACCCCCGAAGACATCGCTAACGAGGGGTCGGCTGCATTTCTAGAAAGATTTAAGACCACCTTGTTAGATCAAGGTATTCAATGTACGCGCTTATCTGAAGACGAGATTTGGAATCGCGTTCGTGACAGAGCAATCGACAGATTCACGACTGCATCCGTTGGATTCGTTGGCCGGTGTCGAAAACAGTCGTTATCCCCTCTTGAACTGCTGGATAAAATCAAGAGCTATTCCCCTCTGTCCCCTGTTGAGGGCATGTTTCTTGATCTTGTTTATTCACTTTACGCTGCCTATCTGAATCGCCTGTCATCTACCGGCGAGGAGGATTTTGACGGCCTGATGCAGCGTGCCGCGCAAGCAGTGGAGGACGGGGTCGCCAGCTTCCAGCGAAAATCGGGCGGAGGAGATCTGGCCTCGTTGCGGTATGTATGCATCGATGAGTTTCAGGATTTTTCAGACCTTTTCTATCGGCTCCTTGTCGCCATCAGAAAGGTTACGCCTCAAGTCGAATTATTCTGCGTGGGCGATGATTGGCAGGCGATCAATGGATTCGCTGGATCAGATTTAAGATTTTTCAACCAATTTGGGCGGTATGTTGGGAAATCACGCTGCTTATACATTTCGACGAATTATCGATCCGCGAGTTCAATTGTTGCTGTTGGCAACGCCCTTATGTCGGGCCTAGGCAAACCCGCTTCCGCAAGCAAGAAGGCCGTCGGTAAGGTTTTGGCGTCTGATTTAAATGATTTTGAACCTTCTCTGATTGAGAAACAGCGCCATCCCGGCGACATCATCACCCCTGCTGTTTTACGACTTGCAAATAATGCACTGGCTGCTGGCACCGACGTAGTGATGCTTTGTCGCCGAAACGGGCTGCCATGGTTCGTCAACTTCCAGGATCAATCTGCTGGAAGCGGTCGCGGCCTCGCAAGATATCTTGACCTGGTTCGATCTTTTTTTCCAAATGGCCTAAGAGAGCGCATCAGCATCTCTACCGCACACAAGTTCAAAGGCCTGGAAAAGCCAATGGTGATCGTACTTGATCTTGTTGCGCGGAGTTATCCGCTCATACATCCAGACTGGGCATTTTCTAGGATACTCGGTGACAGTCCACAGAAGATTACGGAAGAAGAACGGCGGCTGCTGTACGTGGCGCTGACTCGCGCGGCAGATACATTGGTTGTTTTTACGGAGCGCAGAAGCAAGTCGCCATTCCTCGAAGAGCTGGAGCGCGAAATCCCTCTAGCAGCCGTCGAATGGGCTGATTACCCTCCGTTGCGTGGGCTTACGACTCGCCTAGTCGTAAAAGTCGGCAATCAGGAACAGCGTGGTGGCGCACCCACTTTCGCAATAAAAGATTTCCTCAAAGCCTCAGGATATCAGTGGCAGTCGAATGGTTGGCCTGGCTGGGCAAAGAGTTTTCCTGCCGAGGGATTCAGAACCGACATCCTCAAGTCGGAAGTGTGGTCGGAACCCGCAGACGGCATTGATGTGCGCATATTTGATGATACCGACACAGCAATTGCTCAATTCTTAGTGGATGGCGGCGAGTGGAGATGCATTACCGACAATCTTAATGAGATTTGCACATCCAACGGTGATAATGAAACACCAATGGCCTCTGCCAATGGGGTCTAA
- a CDS encoding carbamoyltransferase, with the protein MIVLGLSGAVSHDASAALLVDGELVAAAEEERFIRDKHAKGRQALHAARFCLDRAGIRPDQVDAVAYPYAPIGLGSPARWHYAARHWYAPDRALTALFDGNRRFRRNRRQALAMLGELGFEQSGVRFVPVEHHLAHASSAYHLSGFDGKVAILGIDGRGEYATTFFGYGEGGRIHRLAEFYEPDSLGGLYGAITEYLGFEMLDGEFKVMGMAPYGDPGRFDFSRLLRSDGRRLRVNNRLVNVVGLRRYKRGGKGYFFSPELIEWLGPPREGDAIDEPYIHYAAAVQKLLEETVLRLVQAHLGPVLAQGGKLAYAGGVALNVKLNQRLMALPQVQQLFVQPAAGDAGTAIGAATYVAAAAGDPIKPLQHMYLGPDYSTEECLAACAAHPARPQYRRLDDTIATAADILAAGNPLAWFQGRMEFGPRALGNRSILGNPSHPGVAERINAQIKYRERWRPFCPSVSERVAADIIGTDHPAPYMTFTFDVAPHWKNRIPEVVHEDGTARVQIVSAASNPRYHALLDAMAARTGNAVLLNTSLNRRGEPMVCSPQDALDMFFGCDLEYLILEDVLVTKPGVSGGQ; encoded by the coding sequence ATGATCGTGCTCGGACTGTCCGGCGCGGTCAGCCACGATGCCTCGGCCGCGTTGCTGGTCGACGGCGAACTGGTGGCGGCGGCCGAGGAAGAGCGCTTCATCCGCGACAAGCACGCCAAGGGCCGCCAGGCGCTGCACGCGGCGCGGTTTTGTCTGGACCGGGCCGGCATCCGGCCGGATCAGGTCGACGCGGTGGCCTATCCGTATGCACCCATCGGCCTGGGTTCGCCGGCGCGTTGGCATTACGCGGCGCGTCACTGGTACGCGCCGGACCGGGCGCTGACGGCGCTTTTCGACGGCAACCGGCGTTTCCGGCGCAACCGCCGCCAGGCGCTGGCCATGCTCGGCGAGCTCGGTTTCGAGCAGTCCGGCGTGCGCTTCGTGCCGGTCGAGCACCATCTGGCGCATGCGTCGAGCGCGTATCACCTGTCCGGTTTCGACGGCAAGGTGGCGATTCTCGGCATCGACGGCCGTGGCGAGTACGCAACCACCTTCTTCGGCTACGGCGAGGGCGGGCGCATCCACAGGCTGGCCGAGTTCTACGAGCCCGATTCGCTCGGCGGCCTGTACGGGGCGATCACCGAGTACCTGGGCTTCGAGATGCTGGACGGTGAGTTCAAGGTCATGGGTATGGCGCCCTACGGCGACCCGGGCCGATTCGACTTCTCGCGCCTGCTGCGCAGCGACGGCCGCCGGCTGCGCGTGAACAACCGGCTGGTCAACGTGGTCGGCCTGCGCCGCTACAAGCGCGGCGGCAAGGGCTATTTCTTCAGCCCCGAACTGATCGAGTGGCTGGGACCGCCGCGTGAGGGCGACGCCATCGACGAGCCGTACATCCACTACGCCGCGGCGGTGCAGAAACTGCTGGAGGAAACCGTGCTGCGGCTGGTGCAGGCGCACCTGGGTCCGGTGCTGGCGCAGGGCGGCAAGCTGGCCTACGCCGGCGGCGTGGCGCTGAACGTGAAGCTGAACCAGCGCCTGATGGCCCTGCCGCAGGTGCAGCAGCTGTTCGTGCAGCCGGCCGCCGGCGATGCCGGCACGGCCATCGGCGCGGCGACCTACGTGGCCGCCGCGGCCGGCGACCCGATCAAACCGCTGCAGCACATGTACCTGGGTCCGGACTACAGCACCGAGGAGTGCCTTGCCGCTTGCGCCGCACACCCTGCCCGGCCGCAGTACCGGCGCCTGGACGACACCATCGCCACCGCCGCCGACATCCTGGCCGCCGGCAACCCGCTGGCCTGGTTCCAGGGGCGCATGGAGTTTGGCCCGCGGGCGCTGGGCAACCGCAGCATCCTGGGCAATCCCTCGCACCCCGGCGTGGCCGAGCGCATCAACGCGCAGATCAAGTACCGCGAGCGCTGGCGGCCGTTCTGCCCGTCGGTGTCGGAACGCGTGGCGGCGGACATCATCGGCACCGACCACCCGGCGCCGTACATGACCTTCACCTTCGACGTCGCCCCGCACTGGAAAAACCGCATCCCGGAAGTGGTGCACGAGGACGGCACCGCCCGCGTGCAGATCGTCAGCGCCGCCAGCAACCCGCGCTATCACGCGCTGCTGGATGCGATGGCGGCGCGCACCGGTAACGCCGTGCTGCTGAACACCTCGCTGAACCGCCGCGGCGAGCCGATGGTGTGTTCGCCGCAGGATGCGCTCGACATGTTCTTCGGCTGCGATCTGGAGTATCTGATCCTGGAAGACGTGCTGGTGACCAAGCCCGGTGTCAGCGGCGGCCAATGA
- a CDS encoding NAD-dependent epimerase/dehydratase family protein, which yields MRVLITGGTGFIGAEVVRQLVAEGGHQIAVFHVSGAQQRLADIADRVTLIRGDVGNVSHVLDAVKQSRPEAIFHLGAILSTASDLDPAAAMHANVNGTFNVLEAARILDVPQVLFASTIGTYALGMTGERIDDLTLQRPLSFYGTAKLFGEGAGNFYRHRYGLDFRGIRFPGICGPGVRTPGAAQFHSWVVEECAKGRPYTIEVAPHTRVPIVYVKDAARGVLQLARAPREQLKQFNYLINGVPPTPSAEALADLVRERVPGARIDFRVDAKRQAFVDRLMKPVDDRFARDEWGWNPAFETARMLDDFLADLAAHPQRYPD from the coding sequence ATGCGAGTTCTGATCACCGGCGGCACCGGTTTCATCGGCGCCGAAGTCGTGCGCCAGCTGGTTGCGGAAGGCGGGCACCAGATCGCCGTGTTCCACGTCAGCGGCGCGCAGCAGCGCCTGGCGGACATCGCGGACCGCGTGACGCTGATCCGCGGCGATGTGGGCAACGTCAGCCACGTGCTGGACGCGGTCAAGCAATCCCGCCCAGAGGCCATCTTTCACCTGGGCGCGATCCTGTCCACGGCCTCGGACCTGGACCCCGCGGCGGCCATGCACGCCAACGTGAACGGCACCTTCAACGTGCTGGAAGCCGCGCGCATTCTGGACGTGCCGCAGGTGCTGTTCGCCAGCACCATCGGCACCTACGCACTCGGCATGACCGGCGAGCGCATCGACGACCTGACGCTGCAGCGGCCGCTGTCGTTCTACGGCACCGCCAAGCTGTTCGGCGAGGGCGCCGGCAACTTCTACCGCCACCGCTACGGGCTGGACTTTCGCGGCATCCGTTTTCCGGGCATCTGCGGCCCGGGCGTGCGCACGCCGGGCGCGGCGCAGTTCCATTCCTGGGTGGTCGAGGAATGCGCCAAGGGCCGGCCGTACACGATCGAGGTGGCGCCGCACACGCGCGTGCCCATCGTCTACGTGAAGGATGCCGCCCGCGGCGTGCTGCAACTGGCCCGCGCGCCGCGGGAACAGCTCAAGCAGTTCAATTACCTCATCAACGGCGTGCCGCCGACGCCCAGCGCCGAGGCCCTGGCCGATCTGGTGCGCGAGCGGGTGCCGGGGGCGCGGATCGATTTTCGGGTCGATGCGAAGCGCCAAGCCTTCGTCGACCGGCTCATGAAACCGGTCGACGACCGCTTCGCGCGCGACGAATGGGGCTGGAATCCGGCCTTCGAGACCGCGCGGATGCTGGACGATTTCCTGGCCGATCTGGCTGCCCACCCGCAGCGCTATCCGGACTGA
- a CDS encoding PdxA family dehydrogenase, whose protein sequence is MTPVVATVIGDPCGVGPEVVLKALATGQPQAMSRPLLIGSLAALEKTRAACGIDIALRAVADSVDARYQPGVIDVLDQVPLDPAQLVFGRASAACGEAVLHWLETAERLGRAGVVQASIMAPIDSTAIRLTGKLKELDDLQPAGTWLLRVSDGLRVVPIAEHVLMRDVPATVTQANVLALLRLLDDTLKRFGLAQPRIAVAGLNPHAMGPEDREQIAPAVEQARAEGIDASGPVSPDAVFRQCIEGRHDAVVSMYHDQGQIAVKTAVFEGACSIYIGLPYVHLSIPHGSAYDIAGKGIAQHKSMLSAMLTAAALAAGRGFL, encoded by the coding sequence ATGACACCGGTAGTGGCGACGGTGATTGGCGATCCGTGCGGCGTCGGTCCGGAAGTCGTGCTCAAGGCACTGGCCACCGGGCAGCCGCAGGCCATGTCCCGACCGCTGTTGATCGGCAGCCTGGCGGCGCTGGAAAAAACCCGCGCCGCCTGCGGCATCGACATCGCGCTGCGCGCCGTTGCCGACAGTGTCGACGCGCGTTACCAGCCGGGCGTCATCGACGTGCTGGACCAGGTGCCGCTCGACCCGGCGCAGCTGGTTTTTGGCCGCGCATCCGCCGCCTGCGGCGAAGCCGTCCTGCACTGGCTGGAGACTGCCGAGCGCCTCGGCCGGGCCGGCGTCGTGCAGGCCAGCATCATGGCGCCCATCGACAGCACCGCCATTCGCCTGACCGGCAAGCTGAAGGAACTCGACGACCTGCAGCCGGCCGGTACCTGGCTGCTGCGCGTCAGCGATGGCCTGCGCGTGGTGCCGATCGCCGAGCACGTGCTGATGCGCGACGTGCCGGCCACGGTCACGCAAGCCAATGTGCTGGCCCTGCTGCGGCTGCTCGACGACACCCTGAAACGCTTTGGCCTGGCGCAGCCGCGCATCGCCGTGGCGGGCCTGAACCCGCATGCGATGGGTCCGGAAGACCGCGAGCAGATCGCCCCGGCGGTGGAGCAGGCGCGCGCCGAGGGCATCGACGCCAGCGGCCCGGTGTCGCCGGACGCGGTGTTTCGCCAGTGCATCGAGGGCCGCCACGACGCGGTCGTGTCCATGTACCACGACCAGGGGCAGATCGCCGTCAAGACGGCCGTGTTCGAGGGCGCCTGCTCCATCTACATCGGCCTGCCGTACGTGCATCTGTCGATCCCGCACGGCAGCGCGTATGACATTGCCGGCAAGGGCATTGCCCAGCACAAAAGCATGTTGTCGGCCATGTTGACGGCCGCCGCGCTGGCCGCCGGGCGCGGGTTTCTGTAG